The genome window TACCCGACTGGAAGATCCGGTAGAACGGGGAACATCACCACGGGCACCGCTCGAAGGCAGGGCTACAGGGAACAGGGAAGCCAGGGGGCACCAGACTATGAACTCGAGGACGGGCCGTTTTCACCAAGCCCAGAGTTCTACCGTACGACCATCAAAGGTGGAAATAATACCCCGGCGGCAGTGGCTGTGTACCAGAAGAAGAACAGCTTTGGCGACAGGTCGGGGAGTGAAGAGTTGATCCTGGAGACTGGGCATGGTTTTGGAGACAATAAGGGTATCATGAGGACGACGGAAGTGCATATCCAACGTTGAGAACATGCGGACAGGGCAGCACGCCCGGTGCTAATTCGTTCAGATTCCCAGCAAAGGTGGGATGAAAATATATGATTGACTCCATTTGGAGCGACTGCGTTTGGCCCCTTTCTTGACTAAAGGAAGGTATGCTCAGCCTTGAGGATATCTTTTTGCTGACATCCTCCAATACTTTCGCTTCAAACATGGGCCTACTCGTGGTCCAACAGGGGGTATCATTGACGTGAAGAGTGAGATCATTTTTGGAAGTATAGTGACCGTCTTGATGCACAATAAGAGCAATTTTATTCGGACTCTGAACTGGTTCGTGTGCTAGGTGGCACTCCAATGAGTGACATTGATATATAGAGTTACCTCTCCACTACCAAGTTACATAACTACACCAATTTCATCCCCATCCCCTGGAGCCCTGATTGGGTAGACCCTAAGCAAACCTGGGTAGCATGATTTTCTACCCTCAGGCTAGCCAAACGTCCTTGTGTCCCAAAACCAGACTCAAAGCCCCTTCTCGTTGGAGTTGCCCGAATCAAGCTCGGTACTAACGTGTCGCCGTCTCAAATTGCCAGCCTCGTCATGCACCTCATCCCACGCAGCAACTTCGGCCTTGGGAACTCTGACCAGGCGATGCGTGTTGGCGCCGTTGGAATCGACCTCGACAATCTCCGTGCGGATCTCGTATCCCAACCAGCGAGGGAGGACATACATCCACAAGACGTAGTACAGAATGCAGAGAAGGATGCTAGCAGAACGCAGAACAAGTCAGCGGGTTTCCTTGTACTTTGGTTTCACATTTGAATGAAGGGTTCACTCACATTCCAATACCCACGACACAGTACGTGGCGTACCAAAAGCTGACGCTTCCCGCGTACGGGCCACCTTTTGGCGGCCACCACGGCATCGCCAAGACAAAGACTTGGAtggcgaggaagaagaggacgacaAAGTCCCAGGCGCGGAACTCGGAGCGACTGATGCCGGAGCGCTGACGACGTCGTCTGAGGACGAAGACGCCGAAGGTCATGGCGAAGTTGAAGATTGCGCTGGGGTAGCTAGCCAGATCGACGACTGCATCTGATGTTAGTGGTGGGTTCAAAGCATGGATCAGCAGATCCCGGGGGACGAGGTCATACCGAAAGAGAAGGCATCGCCAGCAGGGGGCGCGACGATCATGATGAAGGTCATTGTCCACTTCAACATGTACGGACCCAATGGAGTTCCAAAGGGCTTAGTCGAGACCCAAAAGTTGGTGAATGGAAGAACACCTTGTCTACGTCCTGAAGTCAGCAAAAGTCCCCTCAAATCGAGACGAGCATCTACTAACCGGCCAATCTCACGAATCATACGCGAAGATCCAATCAACACAGCCAACAAGTTCCCAAAAGCACTCAACAGGACCAAGAAATTCAACACATTCGCGGCAGCCTTGCTCCCGCCAAACAACTTTGAAAAGAACACCGCGGCCGCAATCTCGCTCGCGCCCTTGAACTCGGCCTTCGGCACGGCCGCGAAATAGGCAATGTTGCAGAGCATGTAGAGGATGGCGACCGTCAGCAACGAAATGATGCCGTTCTTCTTGAGCGTGGGGATCGGGTTCTTTATCTCGTTGGTCATGTTGAAGGCGTTGTAATAGCCAGCGTACGAGAAGATGATGCTGACGAGGGCGTTGGAGAGGTCGTTTCCGTTGCTGGTTGTGCCTTCGAAGGCGTTGCGGAAGTTTGCTTTTGGGTCGGGTATATGTTTGACGTTGCCGCCCAGGACTACCAGGCCTGCTATGGAGATGCTAGAGGATGAGCGTTAGTTGTGATGGGAAGTTTGGTTTAGGTTGGGTAGGTAACTAACAAGACAAGGGTGAGAAGCTTCAGAACGCCGATGAAGTTCACAAGCCAGAGGGAATATCTGTTGTGTGCGAGGACGCAGATGACGGCCAGGGTGTAAGCTGCGATAGCGACGCCTCGCATCTGCCATTCCGATGGCGTAATATCAGCCATTCTCCACAGGTATCGAGACAGGACTGCCACACGTGTTAGCGATTTCCTCCAGTTCTGACGTGGATGCTCTCTTTCACTAACCGACTGCATTACTGCTGCTGAACGACAGAATCACCGATTGGACCGCGAAAGCAACGGGGAAGAAGTGCTTCGGGCGGGGGTACTGCTGCTCCAAGTAGACGACTTCCGAACCGCTGCGGTTGGGGAAGTAACTAGCCAACTCAAGATAGACACTGAAACCGGCCGAGGCCATGAGGAAGCCAATCACCCAGTACATCAAGGCGAGCCCAATTGACCCCGTTCTGTTGAGGATACTCGCAGCTACGCCGGGATTGTATTAGTATCTAGTACTTTACTTCTTGAGAAGCCATAGTCTGGCCTTGACCATCTTGCCACACAAGCAATGGAGAGTTTGGGCCAACTTACGAGTAGAAAAGACACCAGTCCCAACCATCATATTGATATTCAGGAAAATAATGGCCACCCAATTGACATGGTACCCCAACGGGGAATCAGCTTCGACAGGAGCACCGACAGCCTCCTGGTACGACGGCTTGGAGCCGTTGCCTCCCTTGACCCTGGTGTACGCGAGATCACCATCGTGGATGATGGACGGCTCAGAGTCGCTGGCCTCGGGGTCAGCGCGGACAGTCGAATCCGCGCCGCCCGACTTCTCGCTCGGGAAGAGCCTCGAGAAGACCATTGTCGAGGTGGTCGTTCCTTATGTTCTGCGGAGAGTAGGTTTGACCGGCCGGTCAGGTTTGAGGGGCCACAGGTGGCACGTGGATGAGGACCCGGGTGAGTTCGAAGAGGCCAAAGCGGTGACGGCACGATCTTGAGGAGAGTTCTAGATGAACGCCATGGTCGCGTGAGGATACATATATACAGATACGCGCTCCCACGTCGTTCTTCAAGACTGCAATTGAAACCCTCCCACCGTCCGTCCCCGACTCATGTTCGCAGGCGACAGGCACTATAACGGGGGGTACTAAATCACACAATCGATTATCTCTTGGCTCAATATTCCTTACCCATACCTTCAAGCTAGCTCGAGTTGCTTGACAAGTCAACACCAACCATCTTGGCACTCGAAAACCTTTCCACAGTAAGAGGCACAGAAGCACGCAATGGAGGGTCAGCTCAGCTCTCTTGAACCCAATTGAACGACATCCAGCCGGCTAGGCCGACCTGAACACACAATTGGACCATCAGCTGAAGTTAGCACGAGTTTACGGCCGTCGCCACCCCCGTCCTACACTACATGCCGAGACGCGCGATTGTAACGTCCCAGCAGCAATGGAGAAAAAACTTGGGACGGAAAGAGGAACGGACGGGTTCCAGGGACCACCGCGGAGAGTGCGTTTCCACCGCGGCTTGTCCCTAgtctctttctctccctTCTCTTACTTGTACATAGTGTGCTCGAACGTCCGAGGATTCGCTCAAATCGGATGTGCGAGGGACGTGGTATCACCCGCGCCGAATCCACCCCCGCGCGGGCGTGGTCCCACTGATTTTGTGGATGTTGTTGATAGGCTGGCGATGGAGTAACACCGAGGGTAAATGACGACATCCGGTAGCCGGTACCAAACGTTCTAGAACGGCAATTGGGGAGAGCTGGATGTCCGCGCCTTGAAGTGCTCTACAGTGTTTAGTGAGTTGTAACTCAGCTACTCCGTATAGCATGCGAAACTACGGATATTATAGTAGGAAGATAGGATTCTCCAGGTGAGAGATTGGTCCACGATTGTTTCGTGCGAGGTTCTCGCGATATTCAAGGAGATGTCGGTCCTGCCGGCGTAACCTGACGACTCTGCTTTCGATCTCAAACATGCCCTAATTGATAAAATGTTTTAGATCTGGTCTGGTACGAACGTGTCACTACATTCGTCTCTCGGTGTCCCTTCCATCGGATTATGGTCCCAATATAGGATAGCCAAGACACGAACACGGGAACACCGTTGCGGGAAACAAGACTTGGCTGAATATCCCCTTGATATAGCACTTCTAAACGGCCTTACCAAGAAATCACGTAATCCATGGCGCTATCCATTCAATCATCCCATCCCATGGCACCTGCCACGAGTAGAACGCTGTCATTTCATCGCGTCAAGGAGAACCTTGGCAAGGGCAACGAAAGAGTCCGTTACCGTTGAGCTTAAACGCCATTAAATCCAAGGGCATTAAATGGGGCAAACCATCCAAATGCTAACcgcgagagagaaaaaagacGCGTGGGATTATTCGGTCTCCCTGCCGGCTTGGGGGTGGGATTCCATGTCGACATCGGGCCGCTCGATAGCGCCATCGAACAATCCCGGGCAAAACACGCCTTGGCCAACGCCCCGCCAAGCATTCAATCAAAACTTTGGAGATCATCTAATCGGCCTAGACCACGTGAAAAAGCAGAGACGTTTACACAATTCCAGGGAGATTCTTGCAGTGAGACGGCAACTGGGGAGGGGCTTGAAAGCCATCAAGCAGTTGACTATATGTCCGGCATGCCCGCGTTATGGCTCTGCCCCGTGGTTATGAAGCTCACAGACACCGTACTAATCGAGCCGACTACCACCGATACCGAGTCAAGATCTTCTTCGAATGTGGGAGAGTCAGCGGCAATTACGCATGGGGAAGCGTACACCACAATAGACGAGTGCCAGATTTCAGCAGATGTTAGCAAGCCGACAAGTTCTCCTTCCCCCGCCTTGACCCTCATTCACTGAAGACATTGCGGTGTCCTCTTCAACACTCAAACACAGTCACCAGACTTCGGAGCCAACTTCTTCAAGGTATCCAGTCTCATTACGTTACGCAGCAGACGTACACAAACTCGTACACCCAGTCTCCTACTTATGTCCCAAAAGAGTACATCAAGTACTCGTCCCAACTAATCGAGGAGCGGTGATGCAAACCCAGACCCAACAGCATCCCACTACTAACGCCGGACTCGACAATCCAAACCCAACCTTACCCAGCCCAGCCCAGCCCAGCCCGTGATATACACATGATACGTCCCATCCATAATCTATCCAGTGCACCCTAAATACACCAATCAACAAACCCCTAAAAGTCAAACGGTGTAAAGATATCCGTAAACCACCGATTATCCATCAAATCCAATCCAAACTGCCCCAACTCAACCTCCCCAACTCCAGCACCGCCACCCATCCCAGCCCCAAGGACACCCGTCCCGTCAACCCCCGTTGCAGCAGGCGCATCAACCTTGGCCAACGGCGCCATAGAAGCCTCCCACGTTCCCTTGAGCCCCTTGATAGTCTTAACAGCTTTCGCAAACGCATTCCCCTCCTCAACGTCAACATTCAATCCAGCCTCGCTGCAAACTCTCATAAACCGGTCGCCGATCTCGTCGAGCGTAGCAATGAGATCAATCGTTGACCGCACGCTGGCCCGGTCCCAGACGGGGTCCTCGAGCACCGAGAGGCGGTAGAGCGCGATTATGCAGTGGGAGAGCTGCGAGAAGGTGAGGAAGGGGGTCGTGTAGTAGGCCGCGGGCGGGAGGGTCAGGAAGTGGTCGAACCAGGCTTTCACGGCGTGCAGGCAGGCGTAGTAGATGTCGAGGCGGGCTACGTCGGGGAGGTTGGCGGGCACGCAGGTGCCTGTCTTGTTGGAGAGGGCGATTTCTTGGATGGAAAGTTCTGTGCAATGAAGTTGGGCGATGATCGTGTCTAGTAAAAGGTTAGAGACGAGTTGCCGAGAATGACAGGCAGAAGTGCGGTAGGagaaagaaggagaagactCACCTGTGCTCTGGAGCTCTGACGGCAAGCTCTGAATATGCTGCTGAAGCTGCCTCTGTAGCAGCTTGACATACATGGCAGGCGGCGTCCTGTGCGAATCGACGATGTCGAACGTGGTTTCGGGACGCCATGCCGCGGACATCTTCCCGGCCTCCTCCTTGAGTAGCTGCATCCTGACTAGTGCTACGAGGGTGCGATCTGAGGGCGACTCGGGCTGCTCGTCGAGAACTTGCAGACATTCATCCATGTGTGGTGTCCAACGCAAGGGGTCCATCTTGCCCAAGAAACTCGCGACGCTACACAGGTATTAACATTGTTATCTCAGCCAGTGCCACTGCCTGGAATTGGCAAGTTGGTTGAGTAGATCGAGGGTACTCACGCCGACGAGATGAGGTAGCACGCAACCACAGCTCTCCTCTGCTCCATCGTCCGCGGCATCTGCGACTTGACATACAGAGTCTGCCCCACAGTCCCAGTCTTCTCCCGGTCAGCCCTCTCCTGAGCAGCCTTCCAGCAGAGGAAAGGGTTCAGGCTGTCCAAGGGGTCGCGGGACATTCCCAGGTCAAAGATGAGACCGATAGCAATCTGACAGAACAAGCACATGAACGGCTTGTTACCAAGCTGGTGGTTTGCCCTAAAAAGACACCTAGAATGTCAGCGACACTGGCCAAACGCGCAAACGATTTTACTAAGAGAAGAAAGAGCAGAAACACGAACGTGACTTGTACTGACCATCCCAAAATCACCAACAACCCGAGAAGGTAATCGATACTCCTCTCATTCTCGACAAGCAGCTTGTGGCTCACAATCTGCCGCACACGCTGCCCCAGCGCAAGCTGTTGACTTGATACCCTCGACGCGACTGTCATGATGCAGATCCACAAAAACGGCCTCTCGCCGCGCAGCTCCTCGGCCGTCATCGTAGCCTTGAAGTTGAGAAACGGGAAGTATTTGAGATTCTGACCACGAAACGCCTCAAAGAGTGCCTCCGCCTCGTCTGGCGATGGTAACTCGTCGCCGTACCCGGGTTCTTCGGGGCTAGCCGTCTGCGTCGGCGTCGGCAACGACGCCCCACGGTCTCTGCGATCACCTTTGCCGAAATGCTGCGCCGAGTCAAATCCTCCGCCACCCTCGCCGCCAGCGCCATGCACATCTCCCATCTCAGATGACTGCCTCCTCGCCGCctccgcagcagcagcagcagcagccgtcGTCGACGAAGAGGAAACAGACCCCCCAGACAAGTGAATATCAACACCCAAATCAGCCGACAAGTTCGGCCTTCCCGACTGCCTCAGCAGCGTAACAAGTCCATCAAGCTTCTCCTCCAGCTGCGCGGTCCGGCTGGACGGCGGCTTCTTGGAGCGTTTCCGGATGGGGTTGCTCGGCTGGCACGACTTGCCGAGCCGGTGACACCGCTCGCAGGCCCCACCGACGGGGCGGAGGATGCATTTGCACTTTGCGCGGGAGCAGTTGGTGCAGGCCCGGCCGTAGGGTGCGGCGATGCCGCCGTTGACCGACTCGGCGGCCCCCGAGTCGCGGGTTTCGATCCCCGTCGGCATCCGGGATTTAAACTTGGAAGCGAATGCCCCTGTCGTTTAAGTTTGAAGAACAGGAAGAAAAAGGTGGTAAAAAGGTACAATCCGTCAGTGGGCAAGGCTTTGCTTTCTTTGGTAAGCGGGCCGAGAATCCGGAAGTCCACCTTCCCCCGGGGTTGTGGGCGGCGAGCGGACTTGGTTGAGCAGCGGCGTGTGTGTTGCGTGATGGTTACGGTGGTGCCAGGTCCCGGAGTTGGTGGCGGGCCAAAAATCGCCCTGCTAAGCTTTTTGGCTGCAGGCGATCAATCTCCCTCTCTCTTCCTCCGTCTCTTGTGTGTAGGTATCTCTCTGTCTGTACTTTCTGTCTCACGATATTCGCAGCCAACGAAACACCCGCCAGCTTTGAACGGGCTTCAGATGTCCGTTTGGTATCGCAAATGCCGTTTGGATGGAGTGCAGGAAGTGTGAGACCAACGAAAAAGGGAACTTAGGAAGTGGGAAGGGGGAACAATGGGCGATGGAGTGAGCAGGAGGAGGATTGGCTTCGAAACCCGCCGGGTTTGGGTCGTGGGTGGTGTGGGCGATGTTGAGGTCCTTGCGGCATATGTATGTCGAGAGGCGGAGTTGAAGTTGAAAATGTTGAAGTCCGGCCGGTCCTGCTGGCAACAGCCTCAGATGTGGTCATGGCTGATGGAGGTGAGCCTGAGGCTTAATGTGGCTTGCGTGTGGCGTGTGGGCGGGGCCAGGGATGTGTGTTGCGCCGAATGCCGAAATCCGCTCCCACTCCCGGCCCCGCCCCTAGTCTCATCCACTAACAAACGCAGGACCGCCCACTAGGAATACTTTAACCGTTCGCATACTGCGTAGAACATCTGACATCAGCCTGGATCCTCTGACATGATGGAGGATTGTAAGTTTTGATCTCTGCCTCATTGGGCAGGGAGCACGAACTCTGGAGACATTATAGGTGTCAACAACCCGAGACGAACATATTGATCATGAGGTACATCCGGGAAGAGTATTATCCTGGGCCCGGCTGGTGTCGAGATTGGCAGTCCGCTTACCTGAGCCAATTCTCTGGCCTTCTTCCAAACCATGCGAGACAAATGTCACAAAGAAAAGAAGGTTCACAGCGACAGCTACAATGCACGCTGCAGACGTCAGATGGCCAGTAGTAGAGGAAGGAGCACATGTTCACATGGGTTGAAAGACAAAGTGATGAAGTGTGCCATGGGTATTCGATTAAAAGTTACCATGCAACTTGGGACCTAACGCCTTAATGGCTGCTTTTTGCTAACGCAGCATGGCCTCAAATGAGGCAATCAAGAAGTCCTCGAATGTTGCCTTATCGCAGGACAAACACATAAAGATCAACGACTCCGTAGAGCTGGCCGCAGCCTACCGTTGACGAACCACCTCCAACGCCGAAATGAGAACTCATTACTTTCCTTCCCACAGGAGAAGCACAACCATTTGCTCCCTATGTAAGGGTGCTCGTGAAAGTGGTCCTCCTAAATACCATAGTGCCCAAGACGTCGCGTACTTACGACAGCCTCCGCAACACCCACTCCGCCTAGATGTCAAAGCACAATTATCCCATACTGGAACCGGTTCGAGAGACTGGCCGACGCAAGATCAAAAAAAAAGCATCCGCAGGGTATTTTTGTCGTACTGTACAATATGTCGGTCTGAAACTGTGCCGAGGCGTTGCAGTGTTTCGTTAAAAGAATTGGAAGTCTCTCCATGAAGGTCAAGTTTGATCAAGAGGTGAGTCAAACTCCGCCACCCATGAAGGCAGCGAGGTCGTCAAGCTCGAGTAGCTGGCGCTCGAATGCGGAGCAGAGTTCGCTAGCCGTCATGTCCTGGGGCACAGGAGCAGAAGGTTCGGCAGACGCCACGCCGTTGCCAATGGGAGGTTGAGGAAGCATCTCGGTAGACTGCTTGATCTCGGCCGgctggggaggaggagggctgACGGAAGCCGGGGTACCAACACCGCCGGAACCACCGTTGATAGTAGTGACACCGGGGCGACGCGGCAGAGGCGCAGGAGGCTCACTGTCGCGGCCGCTCTCTCGGCCACTCTCGCTCACAGAGGCAGTGTGGTTATTGGCAGGAGCCGGGGGGACGGGGGCACCAGTGCCGGCGTTGGAGTTGGAGGTCTGGTCGTAGTCCATTGCGTCGGGGTTGGTGTCTGGGTTCGAGGCGGCTTCGTCCTTAACAGAGGCCTGGTCGGCGGGCGGGGCGCTGGTAGGAGGGACAGAGGTGCCTGCAACACTGGGGCTACCAGCAACAGCATCGTTGCCGAGCACTCTATGCATAACGGCAAGGTGACGCAGCCAGGAGCTGATCAGAGGCCAGGTGTCAACGCCATCCTGCATGAAGTGGAGACCGTCGCGCACAATATGCCCGGCAGTCTCGACCGCGTTAGGGGGAGTCAGGCCTTTGAGAGACAGGTACGCAACGGTGGCACTGGCAGTGAAGGACGAGAACAGCATGAAGATGGGGAAGCAGATGATGCCCTCCTTGTCAAAGCCAGTCTCGAGAGCAGTGAGCATGGCGATGGTGCTGTGGCACGACGTAAAGAGCCTATC of Colletotrichum lupini chromosome 8, complete sequence contains these proteins:
- a CDS encoding high-affinity methionine permease; this encodes MVFSRLFPSEKSGGADSTVRADPEASDSEPSIIHDGDLAYTRVKGGNGSKPSYQEAVGAPVEADSPLGYHVNWVAIIFLNINMMVGTGVFSTPASILNRTGSIGLALMYWVIGFLMASAGFSVYLELASYFPNRSGSEVVYLEQQYPRPKHFFPVAFAVQSVILSFSSSNAVVLSRYLWRMADITPSEWQMRGVAIAAYTLAVICVLAHNRYSLWLVNFIGVLKLLTLVFISIAGLVVLGGNVKHIPDPKANFRNAFEGTTSNGNDLSNALVSIIFSYAGYYNAFNMTNEIKNPIPTLKKNGIISLLTVAILYMLCNIAYFAAVPKAEFKGASEIAAAVFFSKLFGGSKAAANVLNFLVLLSAFGNLLAVLIGSSRMIREIGRQGVLPFTNFWVSTKPFGTPLGPYMLKWTMTFIMIVAPPAGDAFSFDAVVDLASYPSAIFNFAMTFGVFVLRRRRQRSGISRSEFRAWDFVVLFFLAIQVFVLAMPWWPPKGGPYAGSVSFWYATYCVVGIGIILLCILYYVLWMYVLPRWLGYEIRTEIVEVDSNGANTHRLVRVPKAEVAAWDEVHDEAGNLRRRHVSTELDSGNSNEKGL